The genomic stretch GCAATCAAGACTGTCAGCTTGTTTCGCATACGTTTTACATAACCGAAGAATACATGCAGATAACACCAGCTCATCAGTACAGATAAACTGCTGTATAAAGACCACGTTAGCTCACCGTTCAAAGATAGGTCGACAATTATTGGGACAAGAAAGCCTAGAATCAATAGAATACAGAGAACGCGATATACACTGCGGATGAAGAAATGCAATAAGTTCTCATACAAACTATAATAAGCAGGAAAACCATTCGCATCTGACAGTTCTTCGTCACTGAGCACTTTTGGTATATATGTATAACATAGCGGACAAGGTATTTGATCCTTTTCTACACTAACACCGCATTTCGGACAGTAGGCCATTAATATGCACTCCTATTTGTCTCTATTTTCACGTGAATGCCTTCTTTAACTAATTTTCGGAAGAACATTCTTTCTACCAGGCTGTCATTCGATAAACTGCCAAATGTAATATACATGTTCGCTTTGTGACTAATTAACCCTACTTTGATTTTATTACCGATACTAGGTGGCGGATAAAATTCAAATCGTTCAATATGTTTTTCTACTTCTTGCTCCAGTACTATAAGGCCTAAGTTAGAAATAGAGCTTGTATAATAATTTTCGCCAAATCTCGCATGCACCATTGGCGAAATCCAATCTTTTACAAATAAAGGCAGCGAACGAAGCAGCATATTACGCTCTCCCCTAACACTGCGAGCAATTAACATTTTAAGCTGTTTTTCATTTACAAACCGTTTTAGATCGATACTGATGGCTTCAATTATTTCTTGAAAGCTGTACACACCTAATCTAGGATCAATCGTGATTGGCACACTAACAAAGAAATTTTGCAGCGTGTCACTTTTAAAGAAATTGCGCAAGTTCACAGGAACATTAATGGAAATTGGTCTTTTCTTATCCGAATTCTTCTGTTGAATTTCAATTAATGTTTCTGCGTATAAAGCGAGCAAGTAGGTAGTAATCGATGTTTGATGTTGTTTCGCCAGATTCTTTATCGCTTGTGTTTTTACATTTCCGGTTGTGACATGATACACACCGCGTTTGTCCAGCCGGATCGGTATTTTATACGCTTTGTCCAACGTTTCCTGATAGCTTGGCACCACTTCCTCGTAATGCTGAAAGAAAGCATTATCAAGATGGTAGTCTTTCTTGTCTTCACTAACCGACTCAGACACCAAACCTTCTTTTCTTAGATAATTTTTGACGAGAAGCTTTAAAAATTCAATTCCGCCTGTTCCGTCCGTCAGCATATGAGATAGTTCTAACGAAATCTTTTTATTATAATAGAGCACCCTGTACGGAAACGTGTTTCGTCCTCTAAAAAATAGATTCGAACAAGGATAATAATATTCTTTCGTCACCACAGGAATAGAGTTTGTCTTTTCAAAGTAATACCAAAACACGCCTCGTTTTACAACGACTTTGAATGAGGCAACTTCTTCTAACGTCTCTTCCAGTGCTTCTTGCAGCAATTCTCCATTAATACTGATATACAGATTGACTGAAAGACGAAAAACGGTAGATACTCTGGATGTAACAGTTGATGCATATAGTTTCCCAGCGCTATCTAGTTTGTACCAATCTGTTTTCATACAAAAATCATCCTTTGATACTTGCTGTTTTTATATCTGCTACGTTTATGTCTGCTACATTTCTTACAAAGCAGCTTTATGTATCCTGTACCCTATCCGTTTTATAACCATTATAAGTGCTTATAAACACGTTTCTATCTCACTGTTGTTAAATTGTACTACAATGCTTCATGTTTACGGTAACATATGTATAGTTTAACCAAAGAATTTCTTCATCTCTCCCAAGAAGAACAAAGCAAAAAAATAAGCACCTTGTGTTCTGGTACTCATGCTAATCTCATTTCTCTATCTCAATTTCATGGAATAGATTGTGATCTTTAACTGATTCCTCTAGATGATCTGCACCTTTTTCAACAGGAATCTCATAGGAGACATCCTCTTTTTCTGTACGTACAATCATATTGTTATCATACAACTTTGTGTCTTCCTCTACTATCACATCTGTCAATACATCTTGTACTGTTGCGCTTTGGTAATATGCTTTCTCTCCACAAGCTGTCAGCGTTAAGATAGCCCTGGTTTTAATAGTAACCTCCATAAAAACAAGCCACTCATCCTTTATGGAGAGCGGCCTAATCAAGTCAACCAACTAACGCTTGATCTTCTGTTTCTTTAGTTGTTGTTTTAGATTGTAATGCAGAAGCTAATAGGATTACCATACCTGCTATTCCTATCCATACAAGAGTGGATACGGAACCCCAAGTCAGGCCTGTATCGAAGAAGAGCAATTCTCGTAAACCTTCGACCATAAACCGCATTGGCAGCCACGCGTAAATCCAATGCTGATAAAATGGTGACAGCATTTCTGGAGCCATAGCAAGCAATGGTGCACCAAAGAATAACATTAAAATAAATATTGGTATTCCTTTAAGCCCAATGACAGAAAGCACCGCTGAAATCATAAGAAAGAAACTGAAAGATGTAATTGCTAAGAAAAATGCTGTACTAGTGAAATCTGGTATATGAAACCCTGCTATCGTATCGGCCATCCAAGTTAAACCAAATCCGACCACAAGTGTGACAATTGCACCTGCAATAATTTGCATCATTTTTACTGAAAAGTTCTCTTTTCGGTTCGTAGTAGTTACTTTTCTCAGTGCGATAAAAATAATAGCAGCACTCGCTATACTCGCCATCCAAAGCGGTTGAAATAATGAACTCGGTGCATTACCGTTTGCACTATTCGCGCCTGTTTCGTTTACAGTTATGATTTCTTTTTTAACCGGGCTCACTAGGCTTTCCGCTTGATCTGTAGTTAAAGGTACTCCTTGTTGTTCTAACCCGTCTAGAAGTTGCGTACGAACATTATTGTTTATGTTGTCCACTACACCATTCAATACTTGTCCGGCAATTGTAGATGCCATTGTATTCATGCCTTGGTTAACAAATAGTTCAATGCCAGGGGAAGAAGGTGTTTCCGTTTGTAAGGAAGACTGCTTTTCACTGAAATCTTCCGGTATAACCAACGCTCCATAATATTCTTGGTTATCTAATCCTTTTTGAACTTCCTCCGCGTTACTTACTTCAATCCATTTCACAGCAGGATCTTCTTGGTCTGCAGTTGCTTCTGCATTCTCTTTTACCATCTCTACGATCGTTTGGCCCATATTCATTTGCCCTTGATTTGGTATAGCGACCCCTGTATCTTCATTTACGATTGCAACCGGCAGATTTTTAGCTTCAGGCTGCACAGATGGAATTAATGTAAGCGAGAAAATAAATATAATGACTAAAACGATAATTGGTGATAGAAATAGCAGCTTGTTTTTGAACATTCTTGAACGCCTCCTTGATATTACTTTATAATAAATGAACACCGTGTTGTTTATTACACTCTAGATTATATGTACCTACTCCATGCTATTCAATAATCAAATATCCAATATATGTTGGTTACGGGACACTTATATGAACTGTGTCGGATAAAAATAATAAAAAATAAGGAGAATGATGTGTGACTGACAATAAAGCTGACTTACGAGTTATTCGGACTAAGGAAGCCATTCGAAATGCCTTAATACAATTAATCGAAGAAAAAGGATTTGAAGCAATTACCGTTAAAGATATAACGACTGCTGCGAAAATTAATAGGGGGACATTTTATGCTCATTATCAAGACAAATTTGATTTAATGAAGCAGTGTGAAGATAAGATTATGCTAGACTTATCTCGTATTGCGAGAGAGAATTTCCCAAAGGTTCTTGCTTCTCTTGAAACAGATTCTCCGACTGCACAGCCATTCTCTATTACTGTATCTATATATGAATACCTAAATAAGAATAGCGACGTTATGACAGCTGTATTAGGTCCAAAAGGAAATTTATCCTTTCAAACAAGATTGAAAGAATTTATGTGGGGAGAGATTTATGGGAATAATCCGCATTCATTTGTAAAGGAAGAAAATTTTCGAGT from Terribacillus sp. DMT04 encodes the following:
- a CDS encoding alcohol acetyltransferase; this encodes MKTDWYKLDSAGKLYASTVTSRVSTVFRLSVNLYISINGELLQEALEETLEEVASFKVVVKRGVFWYYFEKTNSIPVVTKEYYYPCSNLFFRGRNTFPYRVLYYNKKISLELSHMLTDGTGGIEFLKLLVKNYLRKEGLVSESVSEDKKDYHLDNAFFQHYEEVVPSYQETLDKAYKIPIRLDKRGVYHVTTGNVKTQAIKNLAKQHQTSITTYLLALYAETLIEIQQKNSDKKRPISINVPVNLRNFFKSDTLQNFFVSVPITIDPRLGVYSFQEIIEAISIDLKRFVNEKQLKMLIARSVRGERNMLLRSLPLFVKDWISPMVHARFGENYYTSSISNLGLIVLEQEVEKHIERFEFYPPPSIGNKIKVGLISHKANMYITFGSLSNDSLVERMFFRKLVKEGIHVKIETNRSAY
- a CDS encoding TetR/AcrR family transcriptional regulator; this encodes MTDNKADLRVIRTKEAIRNALIQLIEEKGFEAITVKDITTAAKINRGTFYAHYQDKFDLMKQCEDKIMLDLSRIARENFPKVLASLETDSPTAQPFSITVSIYEYLNKNSDVMTAVLGPKGNLSFQTRLKEFMWGEIYGNNPHSFVKEENFRVPKQYLASYMGNAILGVTQQWLHSGRKESPLEMGHILTTMTAYGPLYAAGLKK
- a CDS encoding YhgE/Pip domain-containing protein codes for the protein MFKNKLLFLSPIIVLVIIFIFSLTLIPSVQPEAKNLPVAIVNEDTGVAIPNQGQMNMGQTIVEMVKENAEATADQEDPAVKWIEVSNAEEVQKGLDNQEYYGALVIPEDFSEKQSSLQTETPSSPGIELFVNQGMNTMASTIAGQVLNGVVDNINNNVRTQLLDGLEQQGVPLTTDQAESLVSPVKKEIITVNETGANSANGNAPSSLFQPLWMASIASAAIIFIALRKVTTTNRKENFSVKMMQIIAGAIVTLVVGFGLTWMADTIAGFHIPDFTSTAFFLAITSFSFFLMISAVLSVIGLKGIPIFILMLFFGAPLLAMAPEMLSPFYQHWIYAWLPMRFMVEGLRELLFFDTGLTWGSVSTLVWIGIAGMVILLASALQSKTTTKETEDQALVG
- a CDS encoding DUF6320 domain-containing protein codes for the protein MAYCPKCGVSVEKDQIPCPLCYTYIPKVLSDEELSDANGFPAYYSLYENLLHFFIRSVYRVLCILLILGFLVPIIVDLSLNGELTWSLYSSLSVLMSWCYLHVFFGYVKRMRNKLTVLIASASIGLIGFDGIDGYAGWSVEIAIPIVVLTVLLFLANIAIYRVNVSWLRQSGYIIFSLLILCIGIEFILRIYLDAEDVFIQSAGDVILSIIIGAVLLIISYTVPEKWKEKMKRKFHI